From the genome of Sphingobacterium kitahiroshimense, one region includes:
- a CDS encoding SatD family protein: MKHFILMSDVIGSGQKNQALLMQNFKETVSKINHDYENSLLSPLTITLGDEFQGLTKDLETALNIIIALEEEIIIQGFDFQLRYVLIYGDIETNINKRIAYEMLGEGLRDARYKLNSMKTNSQRFYIQIGDINLDSLLNNTFLIFENIIDKWNPEKDYNLISAFIKFNDYKIVAEKINKTRSQIWKREKTLNISSYEATKTILKSISKLPHALRL, translated from the coding sequence ATGAAACACTTTATATTGATGAGCGATGTGATTGGAAGCGGTCAAAAAAATCAAGCATTGTTGATGCAAAACTTTAAAGAAACAGTAAGCAAAATCAATCATGATTATGAAAACAGTCTATTATCTCCGCTTACCATCACACTTGGTGATGAATTTCAGGGACTAACAAAGGATTTAGAAACAGCATTAAATATCATTATCGCACTAGAAGAAGAAATTATCATACAAGGGTTTGATTTTCAATTACGCTACGTGCTTATTTACGGTGATATTGAAACCAACATTAATAAGAGAATCGCCTATGAAATGTTAGGTGAAGGATTACGCGATGCACGATACAAACTCAACAGTATGAAGACCAATTCTCAAAGATTTTACATACAGATCGGAGATATTAATTTAGACTCTCTTCTAAACAATACATTTCTTATCTTCGAAAATATCATTGACAAATGGAATCCCGAGAAAGATTATAATTTAATCTCTGCATTTATTAAATTTAATGATTATAAGATTGTTGCTGAAAAAATAAATAAAACAAGATCTCAGATTTGGAAACGTGAGAAAACTTTAAATATTTCATCTTATGAAGCAACTAAAACAATTTTAAAATCAATAAGTAAACTGCCCCATGCACTTCGTTTATAA
- a CDS encoding TlpA family protein disulfide reductase codes for MFIIFCQVTAQAQEVTIYGNVYGKNPIPKYIYRLYESSKLDQQQIVNERFSFTLEKEITKDISGSETFIVSDSIYKDFNALNIAFSNGDINPNRDLISVIIDRKNINCSIDNDTKIVYVKNSILNEEMQKIVAINREFGDPLLQTDNSRQEEWDRNKLAQYLVILNDYPQSLVSYEMLLSMIANPSFYYINSGHVFKNREQILNTVLRIDTATIGSKKATLLYNAYDNMILTYSDKKNALFPLIKLTSQNNKVKSLKEVSGNSNYLIIDFWHTACGPCRQQHPEFSRISKAYADQSELKFISISMDSKMQDWRSYLQNHNFNFINYWLDSKQYPAFQVEAGIVSYPRYILVDMRTNRIVNGNIKIEHLTTVLENLLKENS; via the coding sequence TTGTTTATTATTTTTTGTCAGGTAACTGCGCAAGCACAAGAAGTGACCATTTATGGAAATGTTTATGGAAAAAATCCTATTCCAAAATATATTTATCGTTTATATGAAAGTAGCAAATTAGATCAGCAGCAAATCGTAAATGAGCGTTTTAGCTTTACATTAGAAAAAGAAATAACGAAAGATATTTCGGGCTCGGAAACTTTTATAGTTTCTGATTCGATTTATAAAGATTTTAATGCATTAAATATAGCTTTTAGCAATGGGGACATTAATCCCAATAGAGATTTAATCTCCGTAATTATTGATCGTAAAAATATAAACTGCAGTATCGATAATGACACAAAAATTGTATATGTTAAAAATTCTATTTTAAATGAGGAGATGCAAAAAATCGTAGCAATAAATAGGGAATTTGGCGATCCGCTATTACAAACTGATAATAGCCGTCAAGAAGAATGGGATCGTAACAAACTAGCGCAATATTTAGTTATTTTGAATGATTATCCTCAATCATTGGTATCCTATGAGATGTTATTATCCATGATAGCTAACCCCTCGTTTTACTATATAAATTCGGGGCATGTATTCAAAAATCGAGAACAAATTTTAAATACGGTTTTACGCATCGATACTGCTACTATTGGAAGCAAAAAAGCAACCTTGCTCTATAATGCCTATGACAACATGATTTTAACCTATAGCGATAAGAAAAACGCTCTATTTCCTTTAATCAAATTAACATCTCAAAATAATAAGGTTAAAAGTCTAAAAGAAGTTAGTGGTAATTCTAACTATCTAATTATCGATTTTTGGCACACTGCATGTGGCCCTTGTAGACAGCAACATCCCGAATTCTCAAGAATATCAAAAGCATATGCAGATCAAAGTGAATTAAAGTTTATAAGCATATCGATGGACAGTAAAATGCAGGATTGGAGATCATATTTACAAAACCACAATTTTAACTTTATCAATTATTGGTTAGATTCAAAGCAATACCCGGCTTTCCAAGTTGAAGCCGGCATAGTGTCATACCCTCGTTATATTCTAGTCGATATGAGAACCAATCGGATTGTAAATGGTAATATCAAAATAGAACATCTAACAACAGTATTAGAAAATCTACTTAAAGAAAACTCATAA
- a CDS encoding DUF4476 domain-containing protein — translation MLKKSYLIAVFLFCFCLVHGQNRSSRGGNVTVFSDQEAFYLYINGIQYNERPTKQIRVERMKDHSYDIQVDFVGREKSTLLKRGISMVNEEGSFLDLTYLANASRSNRTRSLTLYALFPAEEDMPDSRTANVFIYGRPKQMIEGEFDPGSGGDDYYGEQMTNAEFNAFLKTIDQAGFDNDKLKIAGMTAPQVAFSVNQIREVLKKFSWDEGKIAFAKMAYSNCPEKRNYMTLTDQLAFGDSKNKLMDFIKNQPVDRDYLERMTEVELNDLIKAMRQNGFDDDKLKVLGTVSGKVAFPVASIKRILKELSWDQGKLSAAQKLYPNCIDKRNYATLLEEFTFLDYKDKFTAFVRNQK, via the coding sequence ATGTTAAAGAAATCTTATTTAATTGCTGTTTTTTTGTTTTGCTTTTGCCTTGTTCACGGTCAAAATCGAAGTAGTCGAGGAGGAAATGTAACTGTATTTTCGGATCAGGAAGCATTCTACTTATACATCAATGGAATTCAGTATAACGAACGGCCCACGAAACAAATCAGAGTGGAGCGCATGAAAGACCATAGCTACGATATTCAGGTTGATTTTGTCGGAAGAGAAAAATCGACACTTTTAAAAAGGGGTATTTCAATGGTTAATGAAGAAGGTTCTTTTTTGGATTTGACTTATTTGGCTAATGCTTCCAGAAGTAACAGAACTCGTAGTTTGACTTTGTATGCTTTATTTCCTGCAGAAGAGGATATGCCTGACTCGCGTACAGCAAATGTATTTATTTACGGTCGCCCTAAGCAAATGATTGAGGGAGAGTTTGATCCAGGATCTGGTGGTGATGATTATTATGGAGAACAAATGACGAATGCAGAGTTTAATGCTTTTTTGAAAACGATAGATCAAGCTGGATTCGATAATGACAAATTGAAAATAGCTGGTATGACTGCTCCTCAGGTTGCATTTTCGGTGAATCAAATCAGAGAGGTACTTAAGAAGTTTTCTTGGGATGAGGGTAAGATTGCTTTTGCAAAAATGGCCTATTCTAATTGCCCGGAAAAAAGAAACTATATGACCTTAACTGATCAACTTGCTTTTGGAGATAGTAAAAATAAATTGATGGATTTTATAAAAAATCAACCTGTCGATCGTGATTATCTGGAGAGAATGACTGAGGTTGAGCTGAATGATCTGATTAAAGCAATGAGACAGAATGGATTTGATGACGACAAACTTAAAGTACTCGGAACTGTAAGTGGAAAGGTCGCTTTTCCTGTTGCTTCGATTAAAAGAATTCTCAAAGAACTAAGTTGGGATCAGGGAAAGCTATCTGCAGCACAAAAGCTGTATCCGAATTGTATAGATAAACGTAATTATGCAACCTTGTTAGAAGAGTTTACTTTCTTGGATTACAAAGATAAATTCACAGCATTTGTGAGAAATCAAAAATAA
- a CDS encoding alpha/beta fold hydrolase has translation MIHLESSFHEITDTIGGTHDIFKTLYFPTEKKAKATILILHGMQEHSGRYDDFARFLATNGFLVMTYDHLGHGRSVKNKDALGFIQRENPGVRLVDDGIEMAKLIAKQYPDLPHFIIGHSMGSFITRCVLQEIGDLFHGAVLIGTGTMDKSAVVGERLLALLNKMFPKTRSSFINYSFGAFNNKKFKNEPNQKNSNWLSLAKENRDHFLADTLCGIPFSNNAFYATAYVANRGSGPNWTDGIPNQLPFLLESGKEDPIGNFGKGVIKTAEDLMDHGNQDVKYHLHPMMRHELLNESIKEKVYIEILQWLELKLPFESISVTEHP, from the coding sequence ATGATACATCTTGAATCTAGTTTTCATGAGATTACAGATACCATAGGCGGTACACATGACATCTTTAAAACTCTTTACTTCCCCACGGAAAAAAAAGCCAAAGCAACAATACTCATATTGCACGGCATGCAGGAACATAGTGGACGTTATGATGATTTTGCAAGATTTCTCGCAACAAACGGCTTTTTAGTAATGACCTATGATCATCTGGGACATGGTCGCTCCGTTAAAAATAAAGATGCATTAGGATTTATACAACGCGAAAACCCGGGAGTTAGATTAGTAGACGATGGTATTGAGATGGCAAAATTAATTGCAAAACAGTATCCCGATCTACCACATTTTATTATAGGACATTCTATGGGTTCTTTTATTACCCGTTGTGTTTTACAAGAAATTGGTGATCTATTCCATGGAGCCGTACTCATCGGTACAGGTACAATGGATAAATCCGCTGTTGTAGGAGAAAGACTACTCGCTTTATTGAACAAAATGTTTCCTAAAACCAGATCAAGTTTTATTAACTATTCATTTGGTGCATTTAATAATAAAAAATTTAAAAATGAACCTAACCAAAAAAATAGCAACTGGTTGAGTTTAGCAAAAGAAAACCGTGACCATTTTTTAGCTGATACACTATGTGGAATTCCATTTTCCAACAACGCTTTTTATGCGACTGCATATGTTGCCAATCGTGGTTCCGGTCCAAACTGGACGGATGGCATTCCAAATCAACTTCCATTTCTATTAGAAAGCGGTAAAGAAGATCCTATAGGTAATTTTGGAAAAGGTGTTATTAAGACCGCTGAAGACCTTATGGACCATGGTAATCAGGATGTAAAATACCACCTGCATCCCATGATGCGTCATGAACTTCTCAATGAATCGATCAAAGAAAAGGTATATATCGAAATCTTACAATGGCTTGAACTTAAATTGCCTTTTGAATCGATCTCTGTGACTGAGCATCCTTAA
- a CDS encoding Ku protein, producing MRAIWTGAIGFGLVNIPVKLYSATESSSLDLDMLDRKDQANIKFKRVNEKTGKEVVWENIVKGYFLKDHYVILEDANFEEASPEKTKIIGLHAFVQLNEVDSIYFDTPYYLEPQKGGEKAYQLLTKALEKSKTAGLGSFVMRNVEHLAIVRPYKGTLLLNKIRYEQEIRAISELKLPTTIKIQKNEMDMALQLIKQHSKPFDISKYKNEYTEDLLKIIKQKDKGKRATIRKISIDNTKASDLLAKLKASLA from the coding sequence ATGCGCGCTATTTGGACGGGAGCTATAGGATTTGGGCTCGTTAATATTCCAGTAAAATTATACAGTGCTACGGAAAGTAGCAGTCTAGATCTGGATATGCTCGATCGTAAAGACCAAGCTAATATTAAATTTAAAAGAGTAAACGAAAAAACCGGAAAAGAAGTTGTTTGGGAAAACATTGTGAAAGGATATTTTCTTAAAGATCATTATGTCATCTTAGAAGATGCTAACTTTGAAGAAGCGAGTCCAGAAAAAACAAAGATTATTGGCTTACATGCTTTTGTACAACTCAACGAAGTTGATAGCATCTATTTTGACACTCCTTATTATCTTGAACCTCAAAAAGGTGGCGAAAAAGCGTATCAATTACTCACAAAAGCACTTGAAAAGAGTAAAACTGCTGGACTTGGATCATTCGTCATGCGCAATGTTGAACACCTTGCCATAGTCAGACCCTACAAGGGCACATTATTGCTTAATAAGATCCGATATGAGCAAGAGATTAGGGCTATTTCTGAGTTAAAGTTACCCACTACAATCAAAATTCAGAAGAATGAAATGGATATGGCTCTTCAACTCATAAAACAACATAGCAAACCATTTGACATCAGTAAATACAAGAATGAATATACTGAAGATCTGCTAAAAATAATCAAACAAAAAGATAAAGGAAAAAGAGCAACAATCAGAAAAATTAGTATAGACAATACGAAGGCCAGCGATCTACTCGCCAAGCTAAAAGCAAGTCTCGCATAA
- a CDS encoding YeiH family protein: MEIKDKIVVIRNNRIRQIIFVTIAITCCIPALISPPIALLLGIVIAQTVGHPYLHLNQKATHILLQASVVGLGFGMQIDKALETGKTSFLLTLTFLSFTLIFGYLLGKLLKIENKTSFLIAVGTAICGGSAIAAISPVIRVQEKQLSIALGTIFTLNAAALFIFPAVGNALDLSQLQFGIWSAIAIHDTSSVVGAANKYGPEALAIATTAKLGRALWIIPVAFLAAYLFKTNGPKVKIPWFIGLFVVAMLANSYIPSIHNYQHIFTCFAKTGLTLTLFLIGCGLSRKLIIEMGIKPFLQGIILWVIISLLSLGTILYFF; encoded by the coding sequence ATGGAAATTAAGGACAAAATAGTAGTTATAAGGAATAATCGTATCCGACAAATTATATTTGTAACGATAGCTATCACTTGCTGTATACCAGCACTCATCTCACCTCCTATAGCGCTCCTATTAGGGATAGTTATTGCCCAAACAGTTGGGCATCCCTATCTCCATCTTAATCAAAAAGCAACGCATATTTTATTACAGGCTTCCGTTGTTGGCTTAGGATTTGGTATGCAAATAGACAAAGCGTTAGAAACAGGAAAAACAAGTTTTCTATTAACGTTGACCTTCCTCTCATTCACATTAATTTTTGGTTATCTCCTTGGTAAACTTTTGAAAATAGAAAATAAAACATCTTTCCTAATAGCTGTCGGCACAGCTATTTGTGGTGGAAGCGCAATAGCGGCTATTTCCCCTGTTATTAGAGTACAAGAAAAACAACTTTCTATTGCATTAGGGACTATATTCACCCTTAATGCTGCAGCACTGTTTATATTTCCTGCAGTTGGAAATGCGCTTGATCTTTCGCAACTTCAATTCGGAATATGGAGTGCTATCGCTATTCATGACACCAGCTCGGTAGTTGGCGCTGCCAATAAATATGGTCCTGAGGCATTAGCAATAGCAACAACAGCTAAATTAGGTAGAGCATTATGGATCATACCTGTTGCTTTTTTAGCAGCTTATTTGTTTAAAACCAATGGTCCAAAAGTAAAAATTCCGTGGTTTATAGGACTTTTTGTAGTAGCCATGTTGGCAAATAGCTATATACCAAGTATCCATAACTATCAGCATATCTTCACTTGTTTTGCAAAAACAGGTTTAACACTAACACTTTTCCTAATAGGTTGTGGACTAAGCCGTAAACTCATTATCGAAATGGGGATAAAACCGTTCCTTCAAGGAATAATACTTTGGGTCATCATTTCCCTGCTTTCTTTAGGGACTATACTTTACTTTTTTTAA
- a CDS encoding IS4 family transposase, translating to MVNINVFSQILSLIDRGGFNFLVRKHESDKHHKGINSWTHLVSMLFCHLSSADSVRDISNGLRSTTGNMHHMGISRVPSKSNLSYMNAHRDHVLFRDLYIGLLDTLWQKQTHLRSELRMLKRKVLLMDATVIPLCLSVFDWARFRSAKGAVKLHTVLDYDGCMPSFVHITDGKTHESTLAKTLSFPKGCVVVVDRGYVDYAWMNVLDSTGCFFVTRSKSNMKYTVLKSWKSDELKEAGVIEDQVIALDGSSAARYGDKKMRLVRVWDSIKNLEYEFLTNHFQWKAATVAALYKERWEIETFFKHLKQRLKVTSFVGTSQNAVYIQIWTALIGILLFKYIQKRAKYSWNLSNLVNFIRLNIFVKIDLWKWADDPFISGKPPDQNGQFNLF from the coding sequence ATGGTAAATATAAATGTATTTTCTCAGATTCTCTCGCTTATCGACCGCGGTGGTTTCAATTTTTTGGTGCGCAAGCATGAGTCAGACAAGCACCACAAGGGGATCAACAGCTGGACGCATTTGGTAAGCATGCTTTTCTGCCATTTATCGTCTGCAGATTCTGTCAGGGACATCAGCAACGGTTTGCGGAGTACGACGGGCAATATGCACCACATGGGTATCAGCAGGGTGCCCAGCAAGTCCAATCTTTCCTACATGAATGCGCATCGTGACCACGTGTTATTCCGCGACCTGTATATTGGGTTATTGGACACACTCTGGCAGAAGCAGACGCATCTTCGCTCAGAACTGCGCATGCTGAAACGCAAAGTGCTGCTGATGGATGCCACGGTGATCCCGCTCTGCCTGTCGGTGTTTGATTGGGCAAGGTTCCGAAGTGCCAAAGGTGCGGTGAAGTTGCATACGGTACTGGATTACGATGGCTGTATGCCCAGCTTCGTGCATATTACCGATGGCAAAACACATGAATCCACCCTGGCAAAGACCCTATCCTTTCCCAAAGGATGTGTGGTAGTGGTGGATCGGGGCTATGTCGATTACGCCTGGATGAACGTTTTGGACAGCACTGGCTGCTTTTTCGTAACAAGGAGCAAATCCAATATGAAATATACGGTATTGAAGTCCTGGAAAAGCGATGAACTGAAAGAAGCCGGGGTGATTGAAGATCAGGTTATTGCCTTGGATGGCAGCTCAGCAGCTCGGTACGGAGATAAGAAGATGCGTCTTGTCCGGGTTTGGGACAGCATCAAAAATTTAGAATACGAGTTCCTGACCAATCATTTTCAGTGGAAGGCTGCCACCGTAGCTGCACTTTACAAAGAGCGCTGGGAGATCGAGACGTTCTTTAAACACCTCAAGCAGCGGCTGAAGGTCACCAGTTTTGTAGGCACCTCCCAGAATGCCGTTTACATCCAGATATGGACAGCCCTGATCGGGATATTACTCTTCAAGTATATTCAGAAAAGGGCGAAATATAGCTGGAACCTGTCAAATCTGGTGAATTTCATACGGCTGAATATCTTCGTGAAGATTGATCTGTGGAAATGGGCCGATGACCCGTTTATTTCGGGCAAACCGCCCGATCAAAATGGACAGTTTAACCTTTTCTGA
- a CDS encoding gluconate:H+ symporter, with product MILTVIVLSLFLLIVLITQAKINAFLSFLIVSVISGILLGMPLESLILAIEKGIGSVMGSLMLILVLGAMLGKIVADSGAAERIAKVMVRLMGEKYIQWGLMLTGFIVGIPLFYGVGFVLLVPLIFSISYRYKLPAVYIGLPMLAALSVTHGFIPPHPSPVALVALFHADMGVTLIYGLLVATPAIIIGGPIFGMTLRNIRPKHELFFKPVGTEVGSDYSVPSACISFLASLFPVFLLIIGTVLPYVIDTGNEKLLSWVKFISNPTLVMLLAILFAGYSLGIKQGRSIKSIMEIFDGAVRDIAMILFIIAGSGVFKQVMEDSGVSLALANYLQTLPIHPLVLAWLITAVIRGCIGSATVAALTAAGVLLPLATGGHIHPSLMVLAIGAGSLMFSHVNDAGFWLFKEYFGLSVKDTLLSWSIMEAIVSVVGLLAVLALDMIIT from the coding sequence ATGATCTTGACCGTCATTGTATTAAGCTTGTTTTTGCTAATTGTTCTTATTACACAGGCAAAAATAAATGCTTTTCTATCTTTTTTAATAGTTTCTGTTATTTCTGGAATTTTGCTAGGCATGCCTTTGGAGAGTCTTATTCTCGCTATTGAAAAAGGTATTGGCTCAGTAATGGGAAGCCTCATGTTAATTTTGGTACTAGGTGCTATGCTAGGGAAAATTGTTGCAGATAGTGGAGCCGCCGAGCGTATAGCGAAAGTCATGGTACGATTAATGGGAGAAAAGTATATCCAATGGGGTTTGATGCTGACTGGTTTTATAGTCGGAATCCCTCTTTTTTATGGAGTAGGATTTGTCCTGTTAGTGCCACTGATATTTTCAATATCCTATCGCTATAAACTTCCTGCCGTATATATTGGTCTTCCTATGCTTGCCGCATTATCAGTGACACATGGATTTATACCCCCGCATCCTTCTCCTGTGGCACTAGTGGCATTATTTCATGCCGATATGGGAGTAACATTGATTTACGGGCTTCTAGTTGCAACTCCTGCAATAATTATAGGAGGTCCTATTTTTGGAATGACACTACGAAATATAAGACCAAAGCACGAACTGTTTTTTAAACCGGTTGGTACTGAAGTAGGTAGTGACTATAGTGTGCCCAGTGCATGTATTAGTTTTTTAGCCTCGCTATTTCCAGTTTTTTTATTGATTATCGGTACAGTTCTTCCTTATGTAATTGATACGGGTAATGAAAAATTATTGTCTTGGGTGAAATTCATTTCAAATCCAACCCTAGTTATGTTACTGGCTATTTTATTTGCAGGATATAGCTTGGGCATAAAACAGGGGCGAAGTATCAAGTCAATTATGGAGATCTTTGATGGAGCTGTGAGAGATATAGCAATGATTTTATTTATTATTGCAGGCTCAGGTGTATTCAAACAAGTAATGGAAGATAGTGGGGTCAGTTTGGCACTCGCTAATTATTTACAGACCTTACCCATTCATCCATTGGTTTTAGCGTGGTTGATAACTGCTGTGATACGAGGATGTATCGGTTCTGCAACAGTGGCTGCGTTAACAGCGGCTGGTGTGTTATTGCCACTAGCTACAGGTGGGCATATTCATCCAAGTTTGATGGTTCTCGCAATTGGAGCAGGCAGTTTGATGTTTTCACATGTTAACGATGCTGGTTTTTGGCTATTTAAAGAATACTTTGGGTTGAGTGTAAAGGATACGCTTCTATCATGGTCAATCATGGAAGCTATTGTATCTGTTGTCGGTTTACTTGCTGTCCTAGCGTTGGATATGATTATTACTTAA
- a CDS encoding RidA family protein, with product MNYNADEQFEKLGLTLPPAPAPKGVYKPFVIDGKYLYLSGHGPVQDDASLIIGRIGASLNPEEGKLAARQVGLTMLSTIKTNLGSLNRIKRVIKVLGMVNCTSDFEAHPAIINGCSELFAAVWGTENGIGTRSAVGFGSLPDNIPVEIEALFELHETV from the coding sequence ATGAATTATAATGCAGACGAACAATTTGAAAAATTAGGTTTAACATTACCTCCGGCACCTGCACCTAAGGGTGTTTATAAACCTTTTGTAATTGATGGTAAATATCTCTATTTATCTGGTCATGGGCCTGTACAAGATGATGCATCATTAATTATTGGTAGAATCGGTGCAAGCCTTAATCCTGAGGAAGGTAAACTTGCCGCAAGACAGGTTGGATTAACAATGCTTTCTACTATAAAAACTAATCTAGGTAGCCTTAATCGTATAAAACGTGTAATCAAGGTGTTGGGAATGGTCAATTGTACTTCTGATTTTGAAGCGCATCCAGCTATTATTAATGGTTGCAGTGAATTGTTTGCTGCAGTTTGGGGAACTGAGAATGGAATCGGAACGCGTAGTGCGGTTGGATTTGGATCACTTCCGGATAATATTCCTGTAGAAATAGAAGCTTTGTTTGAATTACATGAAACAGTATGA
- a CDS encoding D-TA family PLP-dependent enzyme, whose amino-acid sequence MIKHWYELNDVSEVDSPALLVYEERVVDNIQKAIEMVGGDCSRIRPHVKTNKSTDVCIALRKAGINQFKCATIAEAEILGDVGAKDVLLAYQPTGPKIERLIKLKKHFGKTNYSCLIDHNESARALNRACVLADCSMDVYIDVNIGMNRTGVALEEVEKLAVTILSLPGLRLMGVHGYDGHIHDSDLKIREEQSAISYALLSKAHLLLNQLCSSISRMIIGGSPSFTFHADRTDVICSPGTFVFWDYGYGETLKEQPFDYAALLLTRVISIVDQHHICLDLGYKAVASESALPRVKFLDQPDLEVVSQSEEHMVVKVPNAQVYEIGAAFYAVPKHICPTVALYEKLVVITDGEVDNYWYVTARDRKINF is encoded by the coding sequence ATGATTAAGCATTGGTATGAATTAAATGATGTTTCAGAAGTAGACTCTCCCGCACTCTTGGTTTATGAAGAGCGGGTTGTCGATAATATTCAAAAAGCTATTGAGATGGTAGGGGGCGATTGTAGCCGGATTCGCCCACATGTCAAAACAAATAAATCGACAGATGTCTGTATTGCTTTAAGGAAGGCGGGTATAAATCAATTTAAATGTGCGACTATTGCTGAAGCTGAAATTCTGGGAGATGTTGGAGCTAAAGACGTCCTATTGGCTTATCAGCCAACAGGTCCTAAGATTGAACGTCTGATTAAGCTTAAAAAACATTTTGGTAAAACCAATTATTCGTGCTTAATCGATCATAATGAGAGCGCTAGGGCATTAAATAGGGCATGTGTTTTAGCAGACTGCTCTATGGATGTGTATATTGATGTAAATATTGGGATGAATAGGACAGGGGTAGCATTGGAAGAGGTCGAGAAGTTAGCCGTGACCATACTGTCACTTCCAGGGCTTCGTTTGATGGGGGTACATGGATATGATGGTCATATCCATGACTCTGATCTCAAAATCAGAGAAGAACAAAGTGCTATATCATATGCATTATTAAGTAAAGCACATTTATTATTAAACCAATTATGTAGCTCAATATCAAGGATGATTATCGGAGGTTCACCTTCTTTTACTTTTCACGCAGATAGAACTGATGTGATTTGTAGTCCAGGGACGTTTGTATTTTGGGACTATGGTTATGGAGAAACTCTAAAAGAGCAACCTTTTGATTATGCGGCATTACTGTTAACCCGTGTTATAAGTATTGTTGATCAGCATCATATTTGTTTGGATTTGGGATATAAAGCTGTCGCAAGTGAATCAGCTTTACCGCGTGTCAAATTTTTAGATCAACCCGATCTTGAAGTCGTAAGCCAAAGTGAAGAACATATGGTCGTAAAGGTTCCAAATGCACAAGTATACGAAATAGGTGCAGCTTTCTATGCTGTACCAAAGCATATATGTCCAACTGTGGCATTGTACGAAAAATTGGTGGTCATCACTGATGGAGAGGTCGATAATTATTGGTATGTTACTGCTAGAGATAGAAAGATTAATTTCTAA
- a CDS encoding dipeptidase — MKKQRLIFDAHLDLSMNAMEWNRDLRLPIAELNSREQGMDDKPDRGNATVSFGELKRGNIGLVVATQIARYVEKESSLPGWYSPEQAWAQTQGQLAWYRAMEKDGYMRMIKTKTDLEEHIILWNDETNKSNKPIGFLLSLEGADSLIDLSYLEYAYEQGLRAVGPAHYGPGRYANGTDSNGRLNAKGIALLREMERLNVILDVTHLNDDAFWDAMDGFNGPIWASHNNCRALVDHNRQFSDDMIKILISKKAVIGVALDAWMMVPRWVRGVSDPKTMNCSLEVMANHIDHICQLAGNTNHVGVGSDLDGAFGKEQCPYDLKTIADIQLVFDILSQRGYGEDALDKIAHSNWINFLRNCL, encoded by the coding sequence ATGAAAAAACAAAGATTGATTTTTGATGCGCATTTAGATCTTAGTATGAATGCAATGGAATGGAATCGGGATTTAAGACTTCCGATTGCTGAACTAAATAGTAGAGAGCAGGGGATGGACGATAAACCTGATCGTGGAAATGCAACAGTCTCTTTTGGTGAACTGAAAAGGGGGAATATTGGCCTAGTTGTCGCTACTCAAATTGCAAGATACGTGGAGAAGGAAAGCTCTTTGCCTGGTTGGTATTCTCCAGAACAAGCTTGGGCACAAACACAAGGGCAATTAGCTTGGTATAGAGCAATGGAAAAGGATGGGTACATGCGCATGATCAAAACTAAAACGGATTTAGAAGAGCATATCATTCTTTGGAATGATGAGACCAATAAATCAAATAAACCAATCGGTTTTCTGCTAAGTTTAGAAGGAGCTGATTCTTTAATTGATTTATCTTATCTCGAATATGCTTATGAGCAGGGATTACGTGCGGTTGGGCCAGCTCATTATGGGCCAGGAAGGTATGCGAATGGTACGGACTCAAATGGGAGACTAAATGCAAAGGGAATAGCGTTATTAAGGGAGATGGAACGCCTTAATGTTATTTTAGATGTAACTCATCTTAATGATGATGCTTTTTGGGATGCTATGGATGGATTTAATGGTCCAATATGGGCTAGTCACAACAACTGTCGCGCACTTGTCGACCATAACAGACAATTTAGCGATGATATGATCAAAATCTTGATTTCGAAAAAAGCAGTAATTGGGGTGGCATTAGATGCCTGGATGATGGTTCCCAGATGGGTAAGAGGCGTATCTGACCCTAAGACAATGAATTGTTCATTAGAGGTTATGGCCAATCATATTGACCATATCTGTCAATTGGCCGGTAATACAAATCATGTCGGTGTAGGAAGTGATCTTGACGGCGCTTTTGGTAAAGAACAATGTCCATATGACCTGAAAACTATTGCTGATATTCAGTTGGTTTTTGATATATTGTCACAAAGGGGATATGGTGAGGATGCTTTAGATAAAATAGCACATTCGAATTGGATTAATTTTTTGCGAAATTGCTTATAA